One Benincasa hispida cultivar B227 chromosome 5, ASM972705v1, whole genome shotgun sequence genomic window carries:
- the LOC120077998 gene encoding uncharacterized protein LOC120077998: MAERRKVRPDCIYVSNPFHECSDYCIKKTAESKAGKDKKSKGSFRLDISKSFGRKKGSRPKPPKEHDGGQYSSTVFTEARSFNSRISPKKNVESRIGGHISPTKRFYSEEIHPEDPSLSVEQLDTPRIPSYDSLIMPDYSEDAPKKSPIRIPPPMTNNENGGENHETFFEDCTPNGNNGKERSRKQSSESSFSMSGFEQTQVDSDEGEIESVNSEVCVPVGKYHVKSSFSSILTSIFEKYGDIAATCKLESVSMRSYYLECVCYVIQELQSTEFHQLTKSKVKELLAIFKDVESSEIDVTWLKSRLNEIAQAVELRTQHRAIEAAKTDCEQNLESIKKELESQMADLKLKEKELSEAKTKVAETRARLSELELKSSQLKEMITSIDSKVENFRCKSFSDDLL, translated from the exons ATGGCTGAAAGGAGAAAAGTTCGCCCAGATTGTATATATGTTTCTAATCCCTTTCATGAATGCTCTGATTATTGCATTAAAAAAACAGCTGAAAGCAAGGCAGGAAAGGATAAAAAGTCTAAAG GATCTTTTAGGCTTGATATTTCCAAATCTTTTGGAAGGAAGAAAGGGTCCCGACCAAAGCCTCCAAAAGAACATGATGGTGGACAGTACTCGAGCACGGTTTTTACTGAAGCTCGGTCATTCAACTCACGTATCTCTCCTAAGAAAAATGTAGAATCAAGAATTGGTGGTCATATATCCCCTACCAAAAGATTTTATTCCGAAGAAATCCATCCGGAAGATCCTAGTCTTAGTGTAGAGCAACTCGATACGCCTCGAATTCCTTCATACGATAGTCTCATAATG CCTGACTATTCAGAGGATGCACCAAAGAAGAGTCCCATTCGGATTCCCCCACCGATGACAAATAATGAGAATGGAGGTGAGAACCATGAAACATTTTTTGAGGATTGTACACCCAATGGTAACAACGGTAAAGAAAGATCCCGAAAGCAATCTAGCGAATCTAGCTTTAGCATGTCTGGCTTTGAGCAAACTCAAGTAGACAGTGACGAGGGGGAGATCGAGTCTGTAAATTCTGAGGTGTGTGTTCCCGTGGGAAAGTACCATGTAAAATCCAGCTTTTCCTCCATTCTGACATCGATCTTCGAAAAGTACGGAGATATCGCAGCTACCTGTAAATTGGAATCAGTTTCCATGCGGTCTTACTATCTAGAATGCGTGTGCTATGTGATTCAAGAATTGCAGTCCACTGAGTTTCACCAACTGACCAAGTCCAAAGTTAAAGAACTCTTAGCAATTTTCAAAGACGTTGAGTCCTCAGAAATCGACGTTACATGGTTAAAGAGTCGCCTTAACGAAATTGCACAAGCTGtagagctgagaactcagcacCGAGCCATTGAAGCTGCAAAGACAGACTGCGAGCAGAATTTAGAATCAATAAAGAAAGAACTAGAGTCCCAAATGGCAGATctgaaactaaaagaaaaagagcTTTCTGAAGCAAAGACAAAAGTTGCAGAAACCCGAGCTCGGTTAAGCGAATTAGAGCTGAAATCATCTCAGCTGAAAGAAATGATCACGTCCATCGACTCCAAGGTAGAAAATTTTAGATGCAAATCATTCTCTGATGATCTGTTATGA
- the LOC120078796 gene encoding aquaporin PIP2-7 codes for MSKEVTEEGQSGLRKDYVDPPPAPLIDAAELTLWSFYRALIAEFIATLLFLYVTIATVIGNNKQTKMCDGVGILGIAWAFGGMIFVLVYCTAGISGGHINPAVTFGLFLARKVSLIRAVGYMVAQCAGAIVGVGLVKAFMKHDYNNNGGGANAVNSGYSRGTALGAEIIGTFVLVYTVFSATDPKRSARDSHIPVLAPLPIGFAVFMVHLATIPITGTGINPARSFGAAVIYNREKPWNDHWIFWVGPFVGALAAAAYHQYILRAAAIKALGSFRSNPTN; via the exons ATGTCGAAAGAAGTGACGGAAGAGGGACAGTCCGGTCTGAGAAAGGACTACGTCGACCCACCGCCGGCGCCACTCATCGACGCCGCCGAACTCACCCTCTGGTCCTTCTACAGAGCCCTAATCGCTGAGTTCATCGCCACTCTCCTCTTTCTCTACGTCACAATCGCCACCGTGATCGGCAAcaacaaacaaaccaaaatgTGCGACGGCGTCGGAATCCTTGGAATCGCCTGGGCCTTCGGCGGCATGATCTTCGTCCTCGTCTACTGCACCGCCGGAATATCCG GTGGTCATATCAATCCGGCGGTGACATTCGGGCTATTCCTGGCGAGGAAAGTGTCGCTGATCAGAGCGGTGGGGTACATGGTGGCGCAGTGCGCCGGAGCCATCGTCGGCGTTGGGTTAGTTAAGGCTTTTATGAAGCATGACTATAACAACAACGGCGGCGGAGCGAACGCCGTTAATTCTGGTTACAGTAGAGGAACAGCTCTTGGTGCTGAGATAATTGGAACTTTTGTTCTTGTTTACACTGTTTTCTCTGCTACTGATCCCAAGAGGAGCGCGCGTGATTCTCACATCCCT GTTTTGGCTCCATTGCCGATTGGCTTCGCCGTGTTCATGGTTCATTTGGCTACCATTCCCATCACCGGAACCGGAATCAACCCAGCCAGAAGCTTCGGCGCCGCCGTCATCTACAACCGTGAAAAGCCCTGGAATGACCAC TGGATCTTCTGGGTGGGTCCGTTCGTGGGAGCTTTAGCGGCGGCCGCATACCACCAGTACATTCTCCGGGCAGCCGCCATTAAAGCTTTGGGATCATTCCGCAGCAACCCCACAAActaa